One Pyrus communis chromosome 4, drPyrComm1.1, whole genome shotgun sequence genomic region harbors:
- the LOC137731542 gene encoding protein decapping 5-like isoform X1 — MATETAARSSSAADSYIGSLISLTSKSEIRYEGVLYNINTEESSIGLRNVRSFGTEGRKKDGPQIPPGDKVYEYILFRGSDIKDLQVKSSPPVQPTPPINNDPAIIQSHYSRPAPSTSSLPAPASGSLTDINSHAPQMGLPGPNFQGSLPLYQPGGNLASWGATPPPPGANGGALMPMYWQGYYGPPNGLPHLHQQHQQSLLRPPPGLSMPSSLQQPLQYPNFNPSLPTGASNLPEVPAPLLPAASISSSSLTATSLSPSTLPTNLPPVPSTTLSLETLPSSMPNKAPSSAPSAPSAAMLGASLPALSSLATSSPDISTVVPPISNKPHAISGPTLPYPSVSQTTSVAGTSNSLRSETLVPSLVTPGQLLQFGSTVPSSQSLQTPHKDVEVVQVSPPTSSEPSVPVSAEPQPPILPLPQQPARAGQKEYVRSQPNGAQYQNQNRQGYTYRERERGQGTGSSRPITKFTEEFDFTAMNEKFNKDEVWGHLGKSNKPHKEGDGNDTDEDDIEDEDEAELSKVEIKPVYNKDDFFDTISCNSMSHDQNGRTRYSEQIKIDTETFGTFSRYRGGRGGRGPGRGGRGRGGYYGRGYGGGGGGYGGGGGYVPRGRGRAMPTRANYES, encoded by the exons TACGATCTTTTGGAAcagaaggaaggaaaaaggaTGGACCACAAATCCCACCGGGAGACAAAGTCTATGAGTATATTTTATTCCGCGGGAGTGATATCAAG gATTTACAGGTTAAGTCTTCTCCACCTGTTCAGCCAACACCACCTATAAACAATGATCCAGCTATTATCCAG TCTCATTATTCCCGCCCAGCTCCTTCAACATCGAGCTTGCCTGCTCCAGCTAGTGGATCTTTGACGGATATTAATTCCCATGCTCCACAGATGGGACTCCCTGGTCCAAACTTCCAAGGTAGTTTGCCATTATATCAACCCGGAGGCAATTTAGCATCATGGGGGGCTACACCTCCTCCTCCAGGTGCAAATGGTGGCGCACTTATGCCAATGTATTGGCAAGGATACTATGGCCCTCCAAATGGGCTACCACATTTACACCAGCAGCACCAGCAGTCATTGCTTCGACCTCCACCCGGGCTGTCAATGCCTTCTTCACTGCAGCAGCCACTGCAGTACCCCAATTTTAATCCCTCCCTACCTACCGGAGCTTCAAACTTGCCTGAAGTTCCAGCGCCTTTGCTTCCTGCTGCTAGTATTAGTTCCTCTAGTTTGACTGCTACTTCTTTATCCCCGTCAACATTGCCAACAAATCTGCCACCAGTGCCTTCAACAACACTATCTCTTGAAACTCTGCCAAGCTCAATGCCTAACAAGGCACCTAGTTCTGCCCCCTCTGCACCTTCTGCAGCCATGCTTGGTGCAAGTTTGCCAGCACTTTCTTCTCTAGCTACTTCAAGCCCAGATATAAGTACTGTTGTGCCACCAATCTCTAACAAACCTCATGCAATTTCTGGTCCCACCTTGCCTTATCCAAGCGTATCTCAGACTACTTCTGTTGCTGGGACATCTAATTCTTTACGCTCGGAAACACTAGTGCCTTCTTTGGTAACCCCAGGCCAGCTGTTGCAGTTTGGATCTACAGTCCCTTCATCTCAATCTTTGCAAACACCTCACAAGGATGTGGAGGTTGTTCAAGTTTCACCACCAACCTCATCAGAGCCATCGGTCCCAGTTTCTGCAGAACCGCAGCCACCAATACTGCCACTACCTCAACAACCTGCACGGGCTGGTCAAAAG GAATATGTGCGTTCTCAGCCAAATGGAGCTCaataccaaaatcaaaatcgCCAGGGTTATACTTATAGAGAGCGTGAAAGAGGACAAGGAACTGGG AGTTCACGTCCCATAACAAAATTCACTGAAGAATTTGATTTCACGGCAATGAATGAGAAGTTCAACAAGGATGAGGTTTGGGGTCATCTTGGTAAGAGTAACAAACCTCACAAAGAGGGTGATGGAAATGACACTGATGAAGAtgatattgaagatgaagacgAGGCTGAGTTATCGAAGGTTGAGATCAAG CCCGTCTACAATAAGGATGATTTCTTTGATACCATCTCGTGCAATTCTATGAGTCATGACCAGAATGGAAGGACTAGATACTCCGAGCAAATAAAGATAGATACGGAG ACTTTCGGCACTTTTTCTAGGTATCGGGGTGGAAGAGGCGGCCGTGGTCCTGGGCGTGGTGGTCGTGGTCGTGGTGGCTACTATGGAAGGGGTtatggaggtggtggtggtggctatGGAGGCGGCGGCGGCTATGTCCCAAGGGGCCGTGGCAGGGCCATGCCCACTCGTGCTAACTATGAGAGTTAA
- the LOC137731542 gene encoding protein decapping 5-like isoform X2 — translation MATETAARSSSAADSYIGSLISLTSKSEIRYEGVLYNINTEESSIGLRNVRSFGTEGRKKDGPQIPPGDKVYEYILFRGSDIKDLQVKSSPPVQPTPPINNDPAIIQSHYSRPAPSTSSLPAPASGSLTDINSHAPQMGLPGPNFQGSLPLYQPGGNLASWGATPPPPGANGGALMPMYWQGYYGPPNGLPHLHQQHQQSLLRPPPGLSMPSSLQQPLQYPNFNPSLPTGASNLPEVPAPLLPAASISSSSLTATSLSPSTLPTNLPPVPSTTLSLETLPSSMPNKAPSSAPSAPSAAMLGASLPALSSLATSSPDISTVVPPISNKPHAISGPTLPYPSVSQTTSVAGTSNSLRSETLVPSLVTPGQLLQFGSTVPSSQSLQTPHKDVEVVQVSPPTSSEPSVPVSAEPQPPILPLPQQPARAGQKEYVRSQPNGAQYQNQNRQGYTYRERERGQGTGSSRPITKFTEEFDFTAMNEKFNKDEVWGHLGKSNKPHKEGDGNDTDEDDIEDEDEAELSKPVYNKDDFFDTISCNSMSHDQNGRTRYSEQIKIDTETFGTFSRYRGGRGGRGPGRGGRGRGGYYGRGYGGGGGGYGGGGGYVPRGRGRAMPTRANYES, via the exons TACGATCTTTTGGAAcagaaggaaggaaaaaggaTGGACCACAAATCCCACCGGGAGACAAAGTCTATGAGTATATTTTATTCCGCGGGAGTGATATCAAG gATTTACAGGTTAAGTCTTCTCCACCTGTTCAGCCAACACCACCTATAAACAATGATCCAGCTATTATCCAG TCTCATTATTCCCGCCCAGCTCCTTCAACATCGAGCTTGCCTGCTCCAGCTAGTGGATCTTTGACGGATATTAATTCCCATGCTCCACAGATGGGACTCCCTGGTCCAAACTTCCAAGGTAGTTTGCCATTATATCAACCCGGAGGCAATTTAGCATCATGGGGGGCTACACCTCCTCCTCCAGGTGCAAATGGTGGCGCACTTATGCCAATGTATTGGCAAGGATACTATGGCCCTCCAAATGGGCTACCACATTTACACCAGCAGCACCAGCAGTCATTGCTTCGACCTCCACCCGGGCTGTCAATGCCTTCTTCACTGCAGCAGCCACTGCAGTACCCCAATTTTAATCCCTCCCTACCTACCGGAGCTTCAAACTTGCCTGAAGTTCCAGCGCCTTTGCTTCCTGCTGCTAGTATTAGTTCCTCTAGTTTGACTGCTACTTCTTTATCCCCGTCAACATTGCCAACAAATCTGCCACCAGTGCCTTCAACAACACTATCTCTTGAAACTCTGCCAAGCTCAATGCCTAACAAGGCACCTAGTTCTGCCCCCTCTGCACCTTCTGCAGCCATGCTTGGTGCAAGTTTGCCAGCACTTTCTTCTCTAGCTACTTCAAGCCCAGATATAAGTACTGTTGTGCCACCAATCTCTAACAAACCTCATGCAATTTCTGGTCCCACCTTGCCTTATCCAAGCGTATCTCAGACTACTTCTGTTGCTGGGACATCTAATTCTTTACGCTCGGAAACACTAGTGCCTTCTTTGGTAACCCCAGGCCAGCTGTTGCAGTTTGGATCTACAGTCCCTTCATCTCAATCTTTGCAAACACCTCACAAGGATGTGGAGGTTGTTCAAGTTTCACCACCAACCTCATCAGAGCCATCGGTCCCAGTTTCTGCAGAACCGCAGCCACCAATACTGCCACTACCTCAACAACCTGCACGGGCTGGTCAAAAG GAATATGTGCGTTCTCAGCCAAATGGAGCTCaataccaaaatcaaaatcgCCAGGGTTATACTTATAGAGAGCGTGAAAGAGGACAAGGAACTGGG AGTTCACGTCCCATAACAAAATTCACTGAAGAATTTGATTTCACGGCAATGAATGAGAAGTTCAACAAGGATGAGGTTTGGGGTCATCTTGGTAAGAGTAACAAACCTCACAAAGAGGGTGATGGAAATGACACTGATGAAGAtgatattgaagatgaagacgAGGCTGAGTTATCGAAG CCCGTCTACAATAAGGATGATTTCTTTGATACCATCTCGTGCAATTCTATGAGTCATGACCAGAATGGAAGGACTAGATACTCCGAGCAAATAAAGATAGATACGGAG ACTTTCGGCACTTTTTCTAGGTATCGGGGTGGAAGAGGCGGCCGTGGTCCTGGGCGTGGTGGTCGTGGTCGTGGTGGCTACTATGGAAGGGGTtatggaggtggtggtggtggctatGGAGGCGGCGGCGGCTATGTCCCAAGGGGCCGTGGCAGGGCCATGCCCACTCGTGCTAACTATGAGAGTTAA